CCCCACATGACATCCGGGTAGCGTGGAGGGCCTATGCGCACCACCATTCACCCCACCACTGAAGGCGTGCTCAACGACGACGCCGGGTCCACCGTCCGCCGCAGTGTGCTGCCCTCCGGGGTCAGGGTCCTCACCGAGGCTATGCCGGGGGTCCGCAGCGTGACCATCGGCTACTGGATCGCCGTCGGCTCCCGGGACGAGGCCGAGCACCAGTACGGCTCCACGCACTTCCTGGAGCACCTGCTGTTCAAAGGCACCCGCACCCGCTCCGCCATGGACATCGCCGCCGAGTTCGACGCCGCCGGAGGTGAGTCCAACGCCATGACCGGCAAGGAGTCCACCTGCTACTACGCCCGGGTCCTCGACACTGACCTGCCCATCGCCGCCGAGGTCCTCACCGACCTGGTGACCTCCGCGGTGATCGACGCGCAGGAGATGGAGACCGAGCGCGGGGTGATCCTCGAGGAGCTCGCCATGGCCGAGGACGACCCCACCGACGTCGTGCATGAGCGCTTCAGCGAGCAGGTCCTCTCCGACCACCCTCTGGGCCGGCCCATCGGGGGAACGACGGCAGCGATCCGGGCGGCGGCGCGTGAGGATGTGGTGGACCACTACCGGCGCTGGTATCGGCCCGAGGAGCTGGTGATCACCGCGGCCGGGGGAGTGGACCATGATCAGCTCGTCGGGCTCGTCGCCGAGGCCCTGGAGGGCAGCGACTGGGACGTCAGCGGTCGCGGCGAGCCCGCACCCAGGAGGGTGGGCGATGTGCAGACCATCCCGGTCCGCGAGGGCGTCGCGCATCACCGCAAGGGCATCGAGCAGTCCCAGGTGATCATCGGCGGACGTGGGCTCGCCGCGGGGGACCAGGACCGGTTCGCGCTCTCCCTGATGCACGCGATCCTGGGCGGGGGAATGTCCTCCCGCCTGTTCCAGGAGGTCCGGGAGCGCCGCGGCCTGGCCTACGCCACCTACAGCTTCTCCGCGGGGTTCACCGACGCCGGGTACTTCGGCCTGTACGCGGGCTGCCTGCCCGAGAAGGTGGACATCGTGACGGAGGTGATGGTCGCGGAGCTGGAGCGGATCGCCTCGGAGCCGGTGACGGCGGAGGAGCTGGCCCGGGCAAAGGGGCAGCTGCGCGGCGGCACGGTCCTCGGCATGGAGGACACCGCCTCCCGCATGAACCGGCTGGGCAGGGCGGAGCTGGTCCGCGGCGAATTCGTCGACATCTCCGACTCCCTGGCTGAGATCGAGGCGGTCACCGCCGAAGACATCGCCCGGGTGGCCCGCCGTCTCGCCGAATCTCCCCGCGCGACGACCCTCGTGGGCCCGTCAGCGCAGGCATAGCTCAGACCCAGGCGGTCCAGTCGGCCTTGCGGATCATGCAGTGGATCCCCTTGACCCCGTCCACCACCTGGCTGACCTCAAAGTCCGCTCCGGCTGACAGGTAGGCCAGGGCAACAGATCGAGGCACACCGAAGCGGTCGTGGAGGAACGCGATCGCATTTCGGGTTGCGTTCTGCACAGCTATGTTGAGGTCCGGGTCTAGCCCGGTGGGGATCCAATGGGCAGCGGTCTCCACCACGGGCCCGTGTGCGCCACCTAGGGTCTCACCTTTGTCGCTTCCGGGTAGCACGGTCAGTCGCAGTGTCGCTCGCAATGAGGCCTCCAGGGCAGTGAGCGCTACTTCCCCGTTGCCCTGAGCGAAGTGCGGATCGCCCGCATAGAATCCCGCGCCCTCAGTGAGAACTGGAAGATAGAGGGTGCTGCCCTCCACTGCGTGCTTGATGTCAATATTTCCTCCGTATTCGGCAGGTGGCGAAGACGGCACCGGTGTGCTCGTAGCCGGGGCCGTTCCCATTAGTCCTAGGAATGGTTCGATGGGGAACCTCGCTCGGCGTCCTTGTCCCGCGTCGATCAATCCCACCTCGAACCCCTTGTGCTCCTCCACCCAGGAGAAATGGGAAACGGTGCCGTCACGAACCATCGAATCGATGTGCCGGCTCGGAGTGGAGTTCATGTCTTCGGGGTATTCCCCGGCCAGAGCTCCGAACCCGTGCCGGTTGGAGATGATTCCGTAGGGCACACGGCGGGCCAGTTGCAGAATATCTATCTTCAGGACGTCGCCTGGCTTGGCGCCAGAGACATGAATCGGGCCGGTCACCACATGTGGTCCGTCCTCCGGACTGTTGGTCTTATCGCTGGCAGCCATGTCCACCGCGTCCTGGAGTACGTCCGCTACGTCGAACTGACGGAAGTATCCCTCTGGATTGCGGCCCTGATCCTCGAGTAGACCCTCGTGAGAGAGGGTGTCGATGGTGATGGTTCGGCCGGAGCTCAGCTCAGCTACTGAGGATGATGCGGCATTCGGCAACCATCCCCATAGGGCACTTCCAGGGGTCGTAGCTAGGTAGACGTCACCAGGAATGTGCCCGGTGCCGGGCTGGAGGATCAGGGAGTCGGTAAGTGATGGTGTCATGGCTCCTCTTTAGGGGCTGGTTGTTAGGGGGCTGGCGATGGGGAGATGGACGGTCAGGCCGATTTCGACAAATGACCCAAGGGCGAACCCAGTGGCACCGATGCAGATTCAGGCGATGAGAGGCTCGGCGAACCATCGCTGGTACTCGCATTGAACGGCCGGTAATCGTCGGAGTCAGCCACATAAGTCCAACCATGAGCACGACTAGTCACGCCAGCTGAGATGAGTTCACGGATTGGGTGATGGGTGGGCGTCGGACCAGCGACGTGCAACTGGTCTTCCCGCTGAACATCTTGTGGAAGGGGGCAGTCTGTGGCCGCGCCCGTTCTTGATGTGAAATTCTTATAATCCAGGCGGGTAGGCAACCTCAGACCTCCGCGGCGTCCATGGCACGCACGAACCGTTGCGTGCGAGGATCCCTGGGATTGTCTAGGACCTGTTGGGGGCTTCCCTCTTCAATGATCACACCGTCGGCCATTAGGACGATCTTGTCGGCTACGTTGCGGGCGAACCGCAGCTGATGGGTGGCGATAATCATGGTCAGTCCTGTGTTACGGGCAAGATCTGTAATCACCTTGAGAACTTCGGCCACACGTTCCGGGTCCAGGGCGCTCGTCGGTTCATCTAGCAGCAGGGCTTTCGGGCGGGGGGCAAGCGCCCTGGCTATGCCTACGCGTTGTTTTTGCCCGCCGGAGAGCTGATCCGGGTAGTGGTCAATTCGATCGGACATACCCACCTGGCCGAGAAGTCCCTCGGCGCGCTGGGAGGCTTCCTCGTTGCTGTACCCGTAAACCCAGCGCAGTGGGCCAGCGATGTTCTCCCGGACGCTGAGATGCTCGAACAGCTCGAAGTTCTGAAACACCATGCCGACGCCGGCCTCGACGCGCTGTTCGGCTGCACGTCCTGCCGAAATTCGCTGTCCCTGGTGGTAGCCCACAGTGACCTCGTTGACGCGGATCTGTCCGTCGTCAATCGTCTCAAGGTGGTTAATGGTGCGAAGCAATGTCGACTTCCCGGATCCGCTGGGCCCCAGCAGTGCGACTACCTCGCCCTGCTGGACGGCCAGGTCGATGCCCTTGAGCACCTGCAAGTCCTTTGAGTAGGACTTGGTGACATTCTCGATGCTGATCATCGTGGATGGCCCATCCTGGCTGCGAAGCGCGAGGTCGGAGACCTCCGGCAAATCCTCCGGGACCATGATGTCGCTCTCATCTGTGGTTTCCTTGTCCTTCGTCTGTGGAGGCACGCTCATTGTTGAGCGGCTCCACGGCAGGCGCAATGGAGGACGACGTCGGGTCACGGCGGCCTCCACCCCCAGCTGGAGCACTGTGATGGCTGCAGTGAGGAGCAGGTACATCACCGCTGCGGCGAAGTAGATGGAGAAATAATCAAAGGTGGAGGAAGCTAGTTGTTGGGTGCGGAGAGTCAGTTCGGGGACCGCGATGACTGAGGCTAGGGCGGAGTTTTTCATGGTCGCGACGACTTCATTGCCAAGGGCGGGGATCGCCTGACGGAACCCCTGCGGGGCAATAATGCGCCGCATCAAAGTGGGCGGCTTCATGCCCAGTGCCCGTCCGGCGTCTTTTTGTCCCTTGCCTACTCCGAGCACTCCGGAGCGGAAAATGTCGGCGAAAAAGGAAGCCTCGTTCAAAGCGAGGGCAATCACGCCCGCTTGCAGGGGGCTGAAAGTGATGCCTGCTTGGGGCAGCGCCGTAAAGACGAATACCAGTTGCAAGATCAGCGGGGTGCCGCGATAGAGAGTGGTGTAGGCCCGGGCGATCATCGCCACTGCCCGCCACGGCGAGAGCAGCATTGCCGCGAGGACGAAGCCGATCGCGGCACCGCCGATTGATGCGCCCACTGTTAGCTGCAGGGTGAACCAGAGCCCGCCCCAGAGGTACTCAAAAGTGAGGTAGTGGAGGAAGTCAGTCATGGTCAGCCCACGGAGAGGATATTCGGCTCAGCGACATGATTAGCGTCAAGCTCCCAGCGTTCAGCTAGTTCCTCCTGAAGGCCGTTCTCCTGAATAACCATCAAGGCTTCCTGGACAGCGTCGCGGAAGTCGTGCTCGCCCTGCGGGACACCAATGGCAATTTCGTAGTCGAGCATGACGGTCTCGGCGGAGTCGAGCTCGTCAGGATGTTCGGCAATGAAACGGTTCACCGTGTTGACGTCGTTCATGTACGAATCGGCCTGTCCCGAACGCACGGCTTGAACACAGTCTGCCGCCGCGTCGAAAAGGAGGAGTTCAGGCGCCGGTTCGCCGATTTCCTCACAGTCTGGGCCCACGGCCTCCACCAGGGGGACTTCTACATATCCTCGGTTCAGAGCGACTGTCGTCCCACAGAGGGATGTGTCGATACCGGTGATGTCCTCAGGGTTTCCGTCTCCTACCAGGATGCCGTCATAGACGTGGGAGTAGCTGATGAAATCAACGCCGCCCTCAGCTCGCTCCTCAGTGGCGTAGAGGTTGGAGAGGATCCAATCCGCCTGGCCACTGTCCACCGTCGGGATAAGTTCGGAGAAGCCGACTGAGAGGTAATCCACCTCAAACCCCAAACAAGCGCCGACAGCTTCCCCGAGGTCGATGTCGAAGCCTTCGTATTCGTTGGGGTTGTCATCGGAAACAGTCGCGTACCCGGGGACGTGGGGGTTTAGGGCGTTGGTCCTTGTTTCCCCCACCAGGTCGGGGTTGTCTTCGCGCAACTGTTCACACTCGTCGCTGCTCACCAGATCTTCGTATGGGCCTTCATAGTCGGCGGCAGATTCAGCGTCCCCTCCACAGGCGGCAAGGGTCAGGACAGTTGCAGCGAAGGTTGCACTGGCAGAAACCAGAGTCTTGTAGCGCATCGTGTTCTCCTAGGCGTAGGTGCGAGCTTTTAGTTCACTTGGTCAGACCAAGTTGTGAAGAAGCTAGCACTGCAAAATGGTGATATAGGTGACTTTTCGATCCTGAAACTAAGATTTAACGAGCTCGAAACGAATATTGGTCCATTGGTCAGCCCAAGCGAACCTTTGGTACTTTTGCGGTGTAAGTGGAATCACATCAGAGTGAGGAGTCCCCGCGTGGCTGAGGCACATATCCCGCCATTGGCGTTTCGAAGCCAGAACGTGGCAGTCATGCTGGCGGCCCACCTTGAGAAGCTGATCGCCACTGGAATCCTGGCCCCAGGTGCAAAATTGCCAGCGGAACGCGAGCTGGCTAAGACTCTTTCCGTATCGAGAGCTTCTCTCAGAGAGGCGCTTTACGACCTCGAAGCCAAGAATCTGGTGGAGCGTCGTCCCGGACGGGGTACTCATGTGGTTGAGCAGGGAAGCCATGTTCAGGCATTGCAGGATCTCTCCTCCAGCCGATACGGGCAAGACAGCGCCGCGGAGCTTCGGAGGTTGGTCGAACCATCTGTGGCCGCTCTCGCCGCCCAGCGGGCAACCGAGTCGAACTTGGTGCAGTTGCGGGATGTGATTGATCGAAGCCGGCATGTACGTACCGCCGCGCATTCCCTAGAGTGCGATCGCGAATTTCATCTGCTCCTGGCGCACGCAACCTTCAACCCCTTGATTACTACGTTGCACAGCATGACCACGGAATGGACCATCGAGCTGCGGACACATTCGCACACAACCCAAGAGGGACGTTCGTCCTCGCTGAGAGGACATGAGGAGATCCTGGCTGCAGTGGAAGCGCATGATGCGGGTGTAGCAGCGGAAGCTATGCGGCGTCACTTGGACGAGGTGAGATCGCTCATCGCCGAAGAAGTCCCTCCAACAGGGGGCGCCGCCTGAGGCGCTCGCAGTGCTAGCTGATCAAGGAGCTGTGGACCTATGGGGAGAGCCGGCTGGCCGTCCGATTCGTGTATGAGTGGCACGACGCCGCAGGGAGCTGGTTCCGCTCGCATGGCAACGAGAACTGGGAGTTGGCGGGCAACGGGCTGATGCAGCGTCGGGTCGCTTCGATCAATGATCAGGCCATCCGTGAGAAGGACCGGCTCTTCCGCTGGCCCTCCGGTCCGAGGCCGGCTGATCATCCCGGACTGACAGAGCTTGGCCTCTGACTGTTCTCCACAGTTTCCCCGTGCGGAGTAGCGCGAGGCGTGCGGGTCGGGCTAGTCTCATGCGAACGCCGGGGAACGGAGGGGTTTCTGCTCCCGGGCGGCACGAACGGAACTTTTGGACGGAACGGACTTTCCTGTGCTTCCACGCACCCTCAGCACAGCTGTGCTCACTGCCAGCACCTCAGCCCTGACATTCCTGCTCCTCACCGCCTGCGGCGGTGAGGCAGAAACGAGCGAGGCGGCCTCCTCAGCAGAGCCCGACGCCGATACCTCAGAAGCACCGCAAAGGGACAGCGGAGCGGAGGAAGAGGACGAGGACAGCGCGCCCATCCCAGCCTCCTCAGACGGCCCCGCCCAAAACTGGCCCGAGCCAGAGATCCCTGAGGAAATCTACGAGGAGACCGAAGGGGGAGCGGAGGCCCTCCTTTATTACTGGTGGGAAGTGCTGAACTACGCCCGGAACACGGGAGACACAGACCTGCTTGAACAGTTCTCAAGCGGTGAGTGCATCTACTGCCAACACGAGGTCGACCTCACCCGAGAGCTTTACGACGAGGAGAACGGGTGGTGGGTAAATGAGGCTCCGGCCATCAACAACACATACTCCCGCCTGGAAGACGATGGGGAGTCGTTTTACATCTTCACCCTCGACTCCAAGCCTTTTGAGCTCTATATCGACGGAGAGCACGATTATACGGCGGACGATCCACACACAGATGTCGGTTGGACGGGCTGGGGTGAGTTCAACGGTGAGCACTGGGTGACGAGCGAGCTCCAAATCGTCGACCCAGAGCAGGTTGGGGAGCAGGAGGAAAGCGGATGAGACGGAGGCGCCGGAATCAAAAGCTCCGAGTCCTAGATGCTGGAGTACTTGTGCTCTTTGTTGCATCAGGGGTGTTCTTCATTGCCGAGCCACCTGCACTGGCATCGGGGGAAGTATCGAACTCCTCGGAGACTGACTTCCGCGGTTTCGAAGGAAACCGCAACTTCAGTGTTCGCGGCCAGCAGCGGAACACGGAGCAAACGGAAAGGCCTGGGAGCATCGACAATTCGGAGAGCAGCGTGAGCGTTCCCGCCCTACCGCGTGTGGGAGGTGGCGGGGACTCCCCGGCCCCGATGCATCCCGACGAGTTGGAGTTGTTGTCGTCGAACCCTTGCCTCATTGACGCCACCACTATTGATCATGACTGCATGCAGGCATCCAATGCTGCCTGTGGGCCGTCTTCTGAGAATGATGGGGAAGCGGGCGAAGAAGACACCTTCAACCAGCTTGGATTAGAGCGTCCTATGGTCTCGGGGTGCGCAGCACCCGATGCGCCCTCCGCTGGAGATCCAGAGCTTCCTGATGCCGATGAGCCCGTCGACCCGGCGGTCCTCATTCACTCCGAAGTGGCCGAAGAGTTCGCGCAGCTGACCCTCGACGTCGGTGGGGTGCAGTATGACGCCGACGGACTGGGCTTCGGATACCGGAACCAGCCGTTGAACGTCTTCGTCGACGGAGACGTGGAGACCTTCACGGAGGAGATGTTCGGCTTCGATGTCACCATCCGGGCGATCCCCTCCCAGTTCCGGTTCAACTACGGCGACGGCTCCGGCGACCGGCTCCTGAACACCCCGGGTATGGACCGGGTCGACTACGCAGAGCTCACCGGCCAGCCCACTGACGAGTACATCGAAACCCCCACCAGCCACGTCTACGACGAGACCGGGACCTTCGAAGTCAACGTAACCACCACATACACCGGCGAATACCAAGTGGAGGGAGGACCCTGGATCCCCATCCCCGGCACAGTCACCGCAGAAGCGGACCCGGGCGAATCAGACATCTGGCGGATCAGAAGCGCCCCCGTCTCAGGGGACTGCGAACACTCATCCCAATGGGGATGCGGAGAAGCCTTCGACGGCGAAACGCCGCAGATCTTCGTCGAAAACGGCTGGTGCGAAGAGACCGGCCGCTGCTGAGCGAACCTCAGCCGCCCGCGAAGGGCGGAAGGATGTCCAACCGGTCGCCGTCGTTGATCACACCAGACTCCCGCTTCGCGCGAGTCCCATTGACCAGGAAACTCGACCGCGCACACACCCGCTCCATCGACGGCGCCGAACCATCCCCGGCAGGGAGCATCCCCGGCAGCTGGTCCACAAAATCACCCAACGGCATCGCAGTGCGCGGCAGCGGCAGAGTCAGCTCCTCAGCCCCCGCAGCCTCAGCCGCACCCGCATAAAAACGGACCACCACCGACGTGCCGCGAGCCAGCACCGTATCCGTATGCGCAAACGACTCAGTCATCATCACGGTCTCCTCACTCAGCCGCCGATCGCGCTCATCGAACGCTCCGGACGAGAAAAGCCCTCCCGCTCAAAACCAGGACGAGACGAACCATGCGCCGCAGGCTTCGCCCACATCGCACCCGCCCACCGCTGCGCAACATCATCATCAGACTTGGTGTCATCACGCAGCAGATGCATGAGGTCATACTCCTCCGCGGAGAACAAGCAGCTCATCACCCGGCCTTCCGCAGTCACCCGGGTCCGAGTGCACGCGGAGCAGAACGGCTCCGTCACGCTCGCAATCACACCCACACGCCCCAGCAGCTCACCAGAGCCCTGATCCTGCACATCGAAGCGCTCAGCCGGAGCGCCGTCCCGGTTCTCCTGAGTGGGGGAGAGGTCATACCGCTGAGACAGCAGCGCCCGCGTCTCCGCCGCAGAAACAGTCCCCTCACGCTTCCAATTCTGATCCGCGTCCAAAGGCATGTGCTCAATGAACCGCAGCTCAAAGCCGTTCTCCAAGCACCATGCCAGCAGATCCGCAGCCTCGGCATCATTGATCCCGCGCATCAGCACCGCGTTCACCTTCAACGGAGTCAGCCCCGCCTCAGCCGCAGCGTGCACACCCACCAGCACCTTCTCCAGCTGATCACGGCGAGTCAGCTGCGCAAACGTCTCCTTATGGATGGAGTCCAGAGAAATATTCACCCGATCCAAGCCGGCATCCGCCAAAGCCTGCGCCTTCTTCTCCAGACCGATCGCATTCGTCGTCATCGCGATCGGCAGGTCCGGGTGCTCCGCGCGGATCCCCGCGATCACATCCACCAAATCGTGCCGAACCAGCGGCTCACCACCAGTCAGCCGCAGCTCCCGCACCCCGAAGGTGTCCACGCCGATGCGCACCAGCCGAACCACCTCATCCAAGGTCATCAGCTGATCCTTCTTCAGCCACGGCAGCCCATTCTCCGGCATGCAGTACGTGCACCGCAGATTGCACTTATCGATCAGAGAGATCCGCAGATCTGTGGCCCGGCGGCCGAACTGATCCACCAGCCCCGCCTCAAGCGGATTCGGAGACGCAGGCGGCGGCTCAGCCCCCGGCACCTTCGGCATGATGGATACGCTGGTCTTCATGACAGGCAATTCTACGGGTCCCAGCTCTGCTGAACAGGGGGCAGAGCCGCTCATCGCGCCGGGTGAACACGGGAATGCCGCAGGTCATCACAACAACGCACCACACCGCGCCAGTGTCGAAGAGCACATCCGCCGCCTCGCCGAAGTGCTCAGCACCGCCCTCCGAGCACGGCGAACCGAGACCCTCCCCATCGGCGCCAACAGGCTCGCCGGACGTGTCAGCGCCCAGCGCATCACCGCACCCATGGGCCTGCCCGGGTTCGACAATTCCCAGATGGACGGGTTCGCCCTCCGTTCCGCCGACCTCGCCCTCCCCGAGGCCGAGCTGCCGGCAGCAGGCATCGCCCCCGCCGGCTCCGCGCCCCAGCAGCTCCCCGAACGAACCGCGATCGCGGTGATGACAGGCGCCCCCATCCCCGACGGCGCGGACCTCGTCATCCCCGTCGAGAAGACCCAGGACGGGTTCAAGGACGCGCAGAGAGGCGGAACCGTCCGATTCCACGGGCTGGCCGCCGAGGACCTCGTGGCCGGCACCTTCATCCGTCGCGCCGGCTCAGACATCGCCGCCGGGGACGTGCTCGCGGAGGCCGGGCAGCGGCTGACCCCAGCGGTGCTCGGCGCGCTCGCCGGCTGCGGCGTCGCCCAAGTCCCCGTCCTCGAGCAGATCCGCACCCTGCTGGTCTCCACCGGAGAAGAGATACGCGCCCCCGGTGAGACCCTCAGCCCAGGGGAGCTGTACGACGCCAACGGCGCCCTGCTCACCGGGGTGCTGGAAGAGCTCGGGCACCAGGTCCGCTCCGCGCAGCTGGCCACCGACCAGCCCGAAAGCTTCGGCGAGCAGCTCGACGCGCTCCTCGCCGAGCACCGGCCGCACCTGCTCGTCACCGTTGGAGGCGTCAGCGCCGGCGCCTACGAAGTCGTCCGCCAGACGTTCGGCCAGCGCGGAGTGAGCTTCGGCTCCGTCGCCCAGCAGCCCGGGGGACCCCAAGGCTGGGGCACCCTTCACACCGGCCAGCACCAGACAGGGGTGATCTGCCTGCCCGGCAACCCCGTCTCAGCGGCCGTGTCGCTGGAAACCCTCGTCAGGCCCGCCCTCACCGACGCGGCCCCAGAGACCCCGCCGCAGCGCCGCATCGAGGTCCGCCTCGCCGAACCGCTGACCTCCAAGCTCGGCGTCGCCCAATACCGCAGGGTCACGCTCCGCCCGGGCAACGGCGGCGAGCCCTCCGCCACGCCCGTGGGCGGGCCCAGCTCGCACCTGCTCGGCCACCTCGCCCGCGCCGACGCCCTCCTCGAACTGACCCCCCAGGACACCGACGTTCCCGCCGGCGCCCCCCGCACAGCCCTGCTGCTTCCCGGACGCAGCGCACCATGACCTGGGCGGACGGGCGTCGACGGGGCTAGGCTGGCAGAGTGACTGAACCGCAGCTCTCCCACGTCCGCGAGGACGGCAGCGCCCACATGGTCGACGTCTCCGAGAAAGCCGCCACCTCCCGCACTGCCCAAGCCCAAGCCGTGGTCGAGACCACCGACGAGGTCACCGCCCTCCTCAGCAGCGGCGGGCTGCCCAAGGGCGACGCGCTCGCCACCGCCCGCATCGGCGGAATCATGGCCGCCAAGAAGACCCCCGAGCTCATCCCGCTCTGCCACCCTCTGCCGGTGACCAACGTGACCGTAGACTTGGAAGTCGGTGCGCCAGCCTCCAACGCCGTCACCATCACCTCCCGGGTGAAGACCACAGGCCAGACCGGCGTGGAGATGGAGGCGCTCACTGCCGCCGCGGTGGCCGCCCTGACCCTGTACGACATGATCAAAGCCGTGGACAAGGCCGCCGTCATCACCGACCAGAAGGTCCTGGCCAAGTCCGGCGGCAAATCCGGCGACTGGGAGAGGTCCTGACATGTTCTATGAAGATCACGACGCCGGCGCCCGGGTGATCGCCCCGGTGATCGTCTCCACCCGCGCCGCCACCGGCCAACGCAAGGACGAGTCCGCACCGGTCATCGCCGAGCTCGCCTCAGAGATCGGGTTCGTCTGCCGACCCCCGGTGATCATCCCCGACGGCGAAGGGGTCCTGGCCGCGCTCTCCGAGCTGCTGGTGCAGACCGAGCCGCAGGTCATCGTCACCTCCGGCGGCACCGGCCTCACCCCTGATGACCTCACGCCTGAGTACACGGTCCCGCTGCTGGACAAGGAGATCCCCGGCATCATGGAGGCTGTGCGCGCCCACGGCCGGGCCCAGAACCCGCTGGCCTCCCTCTCCCGGGGGGTCGCAGGGGTGGCCGGCCGCACCGTGGTCGTCAACCTGCCCGGCTCGCCCAAAGCGGTCCGAGAAGGCATGGAGGTGCTCGTCCCGCTGCTGCCGCACCTGTGCGACCAGGTGGCCGACATCCGCGCCCACGACGACTGGGGCAGCAGAACCCCCACCTCCGAGGTGCCCGAAGGAGAAGCGCCCAGCCATGAGTGAGCAGCACGACGCCGCATCCGCTGAGCTGAGCCGAGAAGGTCTTCGCCCCGGGCAGGGGGAGGAGCCCGCCGAGAAGCGGGTGGTGCACACCTCCATCACCGAGGAGACCCTCAGCCCCGCCGAGGCCGAGGCCGCCGCCCTGGATGAGCGGGCCGGTGCTGTGGTCGTCTTCTCCGGCGTGGTCCGCAACCACGACGGGGGGCAGTCCGTCCAGCGGCTCGACTACTCCTCCCACCCCAGTGCTGAGCAGGTGCTCGCCGAGGCGGCCGCCGATATAGCCGCGAAGTTCCCCGCAGTGCGCATCTGGGCCTCCCACCGGGTCGGCCCGCTCACCGTGGGCGACCACGCCCTCGTGGCCGCTGTCGCCTCCGCCCACCGCCAGGAAGCCTTCGCCGCCTGCTCCGAACTGGTGGAGACCATCAAAGCTGAGGTGCCGATCTGGAAGAAGCAGCAGTTTGAGTCGGGAGCTTCAGAATGGGTCGGCCTATAGCGGGGATTCTGCGACCGGGCCCCGGGAAGCCGCGGCAGCGGTTTTCTGGGTGCGCCGCGGGGCGGACGGGGGCTGTAAGCCTCAGCGAAGAGCCCTCCGTGCGTCTTCGACCATCTCTTTGATGGAGCGCCGGGGGTGCCATCCGAGCCGCTGCGCCGCCTTCTCCCCAGAGGCGACCAGCACCGCCGGGTCCCCCGCCCGGCGAGGGTGCTCCACCGCCGGCACCGGGTGTCCGGTCACGACCCGCACCGCCTCAATGACCTCACGCACACTGGTGCCGGTCCCCGTGCCCAGGTTGAACACCTCGTGGCTCCCCGGCTGCGCCGCTTCCAGCGCCCTCACATGCGCGTCCGCGAGGTCCAAGACGTGGATGTAATCCCGGATGCAGGTCCCGTCCGGGGTCGGATAGTCGGTGCCGAAGATCGCCGCGGCCTCGCGCTCGCCGCCGGCGACTTTCAGCAGGTTCGGAATGAGGTGGGTCTCGGGGTCGTGCCGCTCCGCCAGGACTTGACCGTTATCGGGGAACGCCGCGCCCGCCACGTTGAAGTAGCGCAGGCTGACCGCGGCCAGGCTGTGCGCGGCCGCCTCGGCAGCAAGCATGTGATCGATGGCCAGCTTGGAGGCCCCGTACGGGTTGGTGGGCTGGGCAGGCTCCTCCTCGGTGATGTTCTGCACCTTCGCCTCCCCGTAGGTCGCTGCGGTGGAGGAGAACACTATCCGGTCCACACCGGCCTGACGCATCGCATCCAGCAGGTGCAGGGTCTCCACGATATTTCCGTGCCAGTACCGCTCCGGGTGCGCCACGGACTCCCCGACCAGGGACTTCGCAGCAAAGTGCAGAACCCCGTCGAAGCTGTGGTCAAGCACCTGCCCGGCCTCGCTGATCGCCAGCCGGTGCAGCCGTGCCCCAGCTGGAACGCCGTCGTCGTGCCCGGTGCTCAGGTTGTCCAGCACCTCCACAGTGTGCCCGGCCGCCAGCAGCTGGTAGGCCACCACCGATCCG
The sequence above is drawn from the Nesterenkonia populi genome and encodes:
- a CDS encoding amino acid ABC transporter permease/ATP-binding protein, which codes for MTDFLHYLTFEYLWGGLWFTLQLTVGASIGGAAIGFVLAAMLLSPWRAVAMIARAYTTLYRGTPLILQLVFVFTALPQAGITFSPLQAGVIALALNEASFFADIFRSGVLGVGKGQKDAGRALGMKPPTLMRRIIAPQGFRQAIPALGNEVVATMKNSALASVIAVPELTLRTQQLASSTFDYFSIYFAAAVMYLLLTAAITVLQLGVEAAVTRRRPPLRLPWSRSTMSVPPQTKDKETTDESDIMVPEDLPEVSDLALRSQDGPSTMISIENVTKSYSKDLQVLKGIDLAVQQGEVVALLGPSGSGKSTLLRTINHLETIDDGQIRVNEVTVGYHQGQRISAGRAAEQRVEAGVGMVFQNFELFEHLSVRENIAGPLRWVYGYSNEEASQRAEGLLGQVGMSDRIDHYPDQLSGGQKQRVGIARALAPRPKALLLDEPTSALDPERVAEVLKVITDLARNTGLTMIIATHQLRFARNVADKIVLMADGVIIEEGSPQQVLDNPRDPRTQRFVRAMDAAEV
- a CDS encoding FadR/GntR family transcriptional regulator, which gives rise to MAEAHIPPLAFRSQNVAVMLAAHLEKLIATGILAPGAKLPAERELAKTLSVSRASLREALYDLEAKNLVERRPGRGTHVVEQGSHVQALQDLSSSRYGQDSAAELRRLVEPSVAALAAQRATESNLVQLRDVIDRSRHVRTAAHSLECDREFHLLLAHATFNPLITTLHSMTTEWTIELRTHSHTTQEGRSSSLRGHEEILAAVEAHDAGVAAEAMRRHLDEVRSLIAEEVPPTGGAA
- a CDS encoding M16 family metallopeptidase; its protein translation is MRTTIHPTTEGVLNDDAGSTVRRSVLPSGVRVLTEAMPGVRSVTIGYWIAVGSRDEAEHQYGSTHFLEHLLFKGTRTRSAMDIAAEFDAAGGESNAMTGKESTCYYARVLDTDLPIAAEVLTDLVTSAVIDAQEMETERGVILEELAMAEDDPTDVVHERFSEQVLSDHPLGRPIGGTTAAIRAAAREDVVDHYRRWYRPEELVITAAGGVDHDQLVGLVAEALEGSDWDVSGRGEPAPRRVGDVQTIPVREGVAHHRKGIEQSQVIIGGRGLAAGDQDRFALSLMHAILGGGMSSRLFQEVRERRGLAYATYSFSAGFTDAGYFGLYAGCLPEKVDIVTEVMVAELERIASEPVTAEELARAKGQLRGGTVLGMEDTASRMNRLGRAELVRGEFVDISDSLAEIEAVTAEDIARVARRLAESPRATTLVGPSAQA
- a CDS encoding ABC transporter substrate-binding protein → MRYKTLVSASATFAATVLTLAACGGDAESAADYEGPYEDLVSSDECEQLREDNPDLVGETRTNALNPHVPGYATVSDDNPNEYEGFDIDLGEAVGACLGFEVDYLSVGFSELIPTVDSGQADWILSNLYATEERAEGGVDFISYSHVYDGILVGDGNPEDITGIDTSLCGTTVALNRGYVEVPLVEAVGPDCEEIGEPAPELLLFDAAADCVQAVRSGQADSYMNDVNTVNRFIAEHPDELDSAETVMLDYEIAIGVPQGEHDFRDAVQEALMVIQENGLQEELAERWELDANHVAEPNILSVG
- a CDS encoding acetamidase/formamidase family protein, which codes for MTPSLTDSLILQPGTGHIPGDVYLATTPGSALWGWLPNAASSSVAELSSGRTITIDTLSHEGLLEDQGRNPEGYFRQFDVADVLQDAVDMAASDKTNSPEDGPHVVTGPIHVSGAKPGDVLKIDILQLARRVPYGIISNRHGFGALAGEYPEDMNSTPSRHIDSMVRDGTVSHFSWVEEHKGFEVGLIDAGQGRRARFPIEPFLGLMGTAPATSTPVPSSPPAEYGGNIDIKHAVEGSTLYLPVLTEGAGFYAGDPHFAQGNGEVALTALEASLRATLRLTVLPGSDKGETLGGAHGPVVETAAHWIPTGLDPDLNIAVQNATRNAIAFLHDRFGVPRSVALAYLSAGADFEVSQVVDGVKGIHCMIRKADWTAWV